A genomic window from Flavobacterium azooxidireducens includes:
- the porT gene encoding type IX secretion/gliding motility protein PorT/SprT → MRTVFLAIISLISIQSNAQFSGIFGKDPIIHLENFDEQRVHWGYFLGFNSYDFKIDQNRVTEEILSESTTGFNVGLVGDLRLHKNINLRFEPGLYYTQRNLTFPNFENQFDAMREVKSTYIHFPLLLKFSSQRVGNVRPYLLGGVSTALNLSSNAKAQDDNSNNRFRMTQWSNFYEVGFGIDIYLEYFKFSPSIRGVFGLNDELIRDNDPNSPWTSSVGSMSTRGFFVNFTFH, encoded by the coding sequence ATGAGAACAGTATTTTTAGCCATAATCTCTTTAATAAGTATCCAATCGAATGCCCAATTTAGTGGAATTTTCGGTAAAGACCCAATTATTCATCTTGAAAACTTTGACGAACAACGCGTTCATTGGGGTTATTTCTTAGGTTTTAATTCCTATGATTTTAAAATAGATCAAAACCGTGTTACTGAGGAAATTTTATCAGAATCAACAACCGGTTTTAATGTTGGATTGGTTGGAGATTTACGTTTACATAAAAATATAAATCTTCGTTTTGAACCCGGATTATATTACACACAACGAAATTTAACTTTCCCCAATTTTGAGAATCAATTTGATGCCATGCGGGAAGTAAAATCAACTTATATTCATTTTCCGTTACTTTTGAAGTTTTCATCTCAAAGGGTAGGTAATGTTAGACCTTATTTGCTAGGTGGTGTTTCAACCGCACTCAATTTATCCAGTAATGCCAAAGCTCAGGACGATAATTCCAACAATCGTTTTAGAATGACGCAATGGAGTAATTTTTACGAAGTTGGTTTTGGAATTGATATTTATCTTGAATACTTCAAATTCTCACCTTCCATTAGAGGTGTATTCGGTTTAAACGATGAATTAATTCGCGACAATGACCCGAACAGTCCTTGGACA
- the ubiE gene encoding bifunctional demethylmenaquinone methyltransferase/2-methoxy-6-polyprenyl-1,4-benzoquinol methylase UbiE: MSKSVTPYKDSSLGKKEQVAQMFDNISGNYDGLNRVISFGTDVKWRKKVLAMVSAKNPDTILDIATGTGDLAILMTKTNAKKIVGLDISAGMLDVGRKKIEQKKLSNRIEMVLGDSESIPFEDNSFDAITVAFGVRNFETLEKGLAEILRVLKPNGIFVILETSVPKKFPFKQGYHFYTKNILPLIGKLFSKDNSAYSYLSESASVFPYGEALNNILRKVGFIEVAAMPQTFGVATIYSASKK; encoded by the coding sequence ATGTCAAAATCTGTTACACCATATAAAGATTCCTCATTAGGTAAAAAAGAACAAGTTGCTCAAATGTTTGATAACATTTCGGGTAATTATGACGGACTAAACCGTGTTATTTCTTTTGGTACTGATGTGAAATGGCGTAAAAAGGTCTTGGCAATGGTTTCTGCAAAAAATCCTGATACTATTCTTGACATTGCCACAGGAACAGGCGACTTAGCCATTTTGATGACAAAAACCAATGCTAAAAAAATTGTTGGTCTGGATATTTCTGCCGGAATGCTTGATGTGGGAAGAAAAAAAATTGAACAAAAAAAACTTTCAAATAGAATAGAAATGGTTTTGGGTGATTCTGAAAGCATTCCTTTTGAAGATAATAGTTTCGATGCAATTACTGTTGCTTTTGGTGTTAGAAATTTTGAAACCTTAGAAAAAGGTTTGGCTGAAATTCTTCGTGTTTTAAAGCCAAACGGAATATTTGTTATTTTAGAAACTTCGGTTCCAAAGAAATTTCCATTTAAACAAGGCTATCATTTTTATACTAAAAATATTTTACCACTAATAGGAAAGCTATTTTCTAAAGACAATTCTGCCTACTCCTATTTATCCGAATCCGCTTCAGTTTTTCCTTATGGAGAAGCTTTAAACAATATTTTGAGAAAAGTTGGGTTTATAGAGGTAGCAGCAATGCCTCAAACGTTTGGTGTTGCTACTATTTATTCAGCATCAAAAAAATAA
- a CDS encoding dihydrofolate reductase, producing MIIMIAAAAENNALGKDNDLVWHLPDDFKRFKELTSGHHIIMGRKTFESFPKLLPNRTHIIITRQKNYQPEHCIVVDSIEKALEFVPEDEDAFIIGGGEIYKQSLEYTDVIELTRVHDSFDADTYFPEINADSWQLVEEEYHPKDEKHLVDFTYQTYIRK from the coding sequence ATGATTATAATGATTGCGGCGGCCGCCGAAAACAATGCTCTAGGAAAAGACAATGATTTAGTTTGGCATTTGCCTGATGATTTTAAACGTTTTAAAGAATTAACATCAGGTCATCATATCATAATGGGAAGAAAAACATTTGAAAGTTTTCCTAAGCTGCTTCCCAACAGAACTCACATTATTATTACTAGACAAAAAAACTACCAACCGGAACATTGTATCGTGGTAGATAGTATTGAAAAAGCTCTCGAATTTGTTCCCGAAGACGAAGATGCTTTTATCATTGGCGGAGGTGAAATTTACAAACAATCGCTTGAATACACAGATGTTATTGAACTCACTCGTGTTCACGACTCTTTTGATGCTGACACCTATTTTCCTGAAATCAATGCGGATAGTTGGCAATTAGTGGAAGAAGAATATCATCCTAAAGATGAAAAACATTTGGTTGATTTTACCTATCAAACTTACATTCGTAAATAA
- a CDS encoding 2TM domain-containing protein produces MNTEQHEQYEYARRRIKQKKRLYYHFVLFLIGSLFFLLVEKFFDIQPFEGWYLWAVTIWFFLFILHFIKVYITDRFMNKNWERDQIERLMAKQEQKIQQLQQKVENEFNSKTEI; encoded by the coding sequence ATGAACACAGAGCAACACGAACAATACGAATATGCTCGTAGAAGAATTAAACAAAAAAAGCGACTTTATTATCATTTTGTCCTTTTCTTAATTGGAAGTTTATTCTTTTTATTAGTTGAAAAGTTTTTTGATATTCAACCTTTTGAAGGGTGGTATTTATGGGCAGTTACCATTTGGTTCTTCCTTTTTATTCTTCATTTCATCAAAGTGTACATCACTGACCGATTTATGAATAAAAATTGGGAACGCGATCAAATTGAACGTTTGATGGCAAAACAAGAACAAAAAATTCAGCAATTACAACAAAAAGTAGAAAATGAATTTAATTCTAAAACCGAAATTTAA
- a CDS encoding isoamylase early set domain-containing protein yields the protein MAIKKQFIKTKPVCKVTFSIEAKEATTAAVVGDFNNWNPKEGELAKLKNGTFKATFELPASNSYEFRYLVDGEFVNDDQADAYKWNDFAAAENSVVAV from the coding sequence ATGGCAATCAAGAAACAATTTATAAAAACGAAACCGGTTTGTAAAGTAACTTTTTCAATCGAAGCAAAAGAAGCTACGACTGCTGCTGTAGTTGGTGATTTTAACAATTGGAATCCTAAAGAAGGAGAATTAGCAAAATTAAAAAACGGAACTTTCAAGGCTACGTTTGAATTACCTGCTTCTAATTCATACGAATTCCGTTATTTAGTTGATGGAGAATTCGTAAACGATGACCAAGCTGATGCTTACAAATGGAATGATTTTGCTGCTGCTGAGAATAGCGTTGTTGCAGTGTAA
- a CDS encoding thymidylate synthase: MKQYHDLVKHVLENGSQKGDRTGTGTISVFGYQMRFDLSEGFPMVTTKKLHLKSIIHELLWFIKGETNISYLKENGVKIWDDWADENGDLGPVYGHQWRNWNSEEIDQITELIETLKKNPNSRRMLVSAWNPSVLPDTSKSFAENVANGKAALPPCHAFFQFYVADGKLSCQLYQRSADIFLGVPFNIASYALFTLMIAQVCDLQPGDFIHTFGDAHIYNNHIEQLELQLSREPKPLPKMILNPEIKSIFDFTFDDFTLEGYDPHAHIKGAVAV, translated from the coding sequence ATGAAACAATACCACGACCTAGTAAAACACGTTTTAGAAAACGGATCACAAAAAGGTGATCGAACCGGAACCGGAACAATCAGTGTTTTTGGTTATCAAATGCGTTTTGATTTAAGCGAAGGTTTTCCGATGGTTACCACCAAAAAATTACACTTAAAATCAATTATACACGAATTGCTTTGGTTTATTAAAGGCGAAACGAATATTAGCTATTTAAAAGAAAACGGAGTAAAGATTTGGGATGATTGGGCGGATGAAAATGGTGATTTAGGTCCGGTTTACGGTCATCAATGGCGAAACTGGAACAGTGAAGAAATTGATCAAATTACCGAATTAATCGAAACATTAAAGAAAAATCCAAATAGCCGTAGAATGTTAGTTTCGGCTTGGAACCCTTCTGTTTTACCCGACACTTCCAAATCATTTGCAGAAAATGTAGCCAACGGAAAAGCAGCTCTTCCACCGTGTCACGCATTTTTTCAATTTTATGTCGCCGATGGAAAATTGAGTTGTCAATTGTATCAACGAAGTGCTGATATATTTTTAGGCGTTCCGTTTAACATTGCTTCGTATGCCTTATTTACATTGATGATTGCTCAGGTTTGCGATTTACAACCGGGAGATTTTATTCACACTTTTGGTGATGCACACATTTATAACAATCACATCGAACAATTGGAATTACAACTTTCGCGTGAGCCAAAACCTTTACCAAAAATGATTTTAAATCCGGAAATTAAATCCATTTTCGATTTTACATTTGACGATTTTACGTTGGAAGGGTATGATCCGCATGCTCATATTAAAGGTGCTGTAGCTGTTTAA
- a CDS encoding NupC/NupG family nucleoside CNT transporter, whose amino-acid sequence MYKKLFLLTLTVLFSVGLSAQELEKKWQLSSSKTDYLELKEGGYELKISSDSLTQKGDYLVQDNFLFLFENGSDAPTKRFTITSKSDSLLTLKSKDKAYSFFSSNKIKPVQNQAKLIASEGFSMTSLWKGVLGMLSLLALAFVFSANRKAINWKTVGIGILAQLILAIGVLKVTFVKNIFEFVGGLFVKVLDFTRAGSEFLLGGMMNVDNFGFIFLFQVLPTIIFFSALTSLLFYLGIIQIIVKGLAMLLTKILGISGAESLSVAGNIFLGQTEAPLMIKAYLEKMNKSEILLVMIGGMATVAGGVLAAYIGFLGGNDPVLRLEFAKHLLAASVMAAPGAIVVSKILFPQTEAIDTNVEVSKEKIGSNILDAIATGTTEGLKLAANVAAMLLVFIAFIAMINYTLSWIGGWSGLNDVIAANTPYSKFSLETILGIVFAPLMWLIGVAQEDVMLMGQLLGIKLAASEFVGYIQLAELKNAASTIHFTYDKSVIMATYMLCGFANFASIGIQIGGIGSLAPGQRKTLSEFGLKAVIGGSIASLLSETIAGMIIG is encoded by the coding sequence ATGTATAAAAAATTATTTTTACTTACTTTAACTGTGCTGTTCTCAGTGGGTTTAAGTGCACAGGAACTTGAAAAAAAATGGCAATTAAGTTCTTCCAAAACGGATTATTTAGAATTAAAAGAAGGTGGCTATGAACTTAAAATCAGTTCTGATAGTCTTACTCAAAAAGGAGATTATTTAGTACAAGATAATTTTCTTTTTTTGTTTGAAAATGGTTCCGATGCACCAACCAAACGATTTACAATTACATCAAAATCAGATTCGCTTCTGACTTTAAAATCGAAAGATAAGGCATATTCGTTTTTTTCTTCCAATAAAATAAAACCGGTTCAAAATCAAGCGAAACTAATTGCAAGTGAAGGTTTTTCGATGACTAGTTTATGGAAAGGAGTTTTGGGAATGCTATCACTTTTAGCCTTAGCTTTTGTGTTTAGTGCTAATCGAAAAGCCATTAATTGGAAAACGGTTGGGATTGGAATTTTGGCTCAATTGATACTTGCAATCGGAGTTCTGAAAGTCACTTTTGTAAAAAATATATTTGAATTTGTTGGTGGATTATTCGTAAAAGTATTAGATTTTACGAGAGCCGGAAGTGAATTTTTATTAGGCGGAATGATGAATGTGGATAATTTTGGATTCATTTTTTTGTTTCAAGTGTTACCAACTATTATATTTTTCTCTGCTTTAACTTCGTTATTGTTTTATTTGGGAATAATTCAAATTATAGTAAAAGGTTTAGCGATGCTCTTAACCAAAATTTTAGGTATATCAGGTGCCGAAAGTTTATCGGTTGCCGGAAACATCTTTTTAGGTCAAACCGAAGCTCCATTGATGATTAAAGCCTATTTAGAAAAAATGAATAAAAGCGAAATTCTTTTAGTTATGATTGGCGGAATGGCCACTGTTGCCGGAGGAGTTTTAGCTGCTTACATTGGTTTTCTGGGTGGAAATGATCCGGTTTTGCGATTGGAATTTGCCAAACACTTGCTTGCTGCCTCTGTAATGGCTGCCCCTGGAGCCATTGTTGTTTCAAAAATATTGTTCCCTCAAACGGAAGCAATTGACACGAATGTAGAAGTTTCTAAAGAAAAAATTGGATCTAATATTTTAGATGCCATTGCAACCGGAACAACAGAAGGTTTGAAATTAGCAGCCAATGTAGCAGCGATGTTATTAGTTTTTATTGCTTTTATTGCAATGATTAATTACACCTTGAGTTGGATTGGTGGATGGTCTGGTTTAAATGATGTTATTGCCGCAAACACTCCTTATTCGAAATTCTCTTTAGAAACCATTTTAGGAATTGTCTTTGCTCCGTTAATGTGGTTAATTGGCGTTGCTCAAGAAGATGTTATGTTAATGGGTCAATTATTAGGGATAAAATTAGCTGCTTCTGAATTTGTTGGCTACATTCAATTAGCTGAATTGAAAAATGCCGCTTCAACTATCCATTTTACGTATGATAAATCAGTAATTATGGCCACCTATATGTTATGTGGTTTTGCTAATTTTGCTTCGATTGGAATACAAATTGGAGGAATTGGATCGTTAGCTCCAGGACAAAGGAAAACACTTTCGGAATTTGGTTTAAAAGCAGTAATTGGTGGAAGTATAGCATCTTTGCTATCAGAAACTATTGCAGGAATGATTATAGGTTAA
- a CDS encoding bifunctional nuclease family protein: MSLVKLAIKGISYSQTQNGAYALILNEVDGERKLPIVIGAFEAQSIAIALEKEIKPPRPLTHDLFKNFADRFDIVVKQVIIHKLVDGVFYSSIICERDKIEEIIDARTSDAIALALRFNAPIFTYKNILDKAGVYLKGNTMEPENANEDNDGVLSTPETFGAQETTPKDSYTGKSVQELYELLNEAVQNEDYEKAAKIRDEISKKES; the protein is encoded by the coding sequence ATGAGTCTTGTTAAACTAGCCATAAAAGGAATTTCTTACAGTCAAACCCAAAACGGTGCCTACGCATTGATTCTAAATGAAGTAGATGGAGAGCGAAAATTACCCATTGTAATCGGTGCATTTGAAGCTCAATCCATTGCCATTGCGTTGGAAAAAGAAATAAAACCCCCTCGCCCACTTACCCACGATTTGTTTAAAAATTTTGCCGACCGATTTGATATTGTAGTCAAACAAGTGATTATTCATAAATTAGTGGATGGTGTTTTTTATTCGAGTATCATTTGCGAACGCGACAAAATTGAAGAAATTATCGATGCCAGAACATCCGATGCTATTGCGTTGGCATTGCGTTTTAATGCTCCTATTTTTACTTACAAAAATATTTTGGACAAAGCCGGAGTTTATCTAAAAGGAAACACGATGGAACCTGAAAATGCCAACGAAGATAACGATGGTGTTTTGAGTACGCCTGAGACATTTGGTGCACAAGAAACTACACCAAAAGACAGTTACACCGGAAAAAGTGTTCAAGAATTATATGAATTATTAAACGAAGCGGTGCAAAACGAAGACTACGAAAAAGCTGCCAAGATTAGAGACGAAATTTCAAAAAAGGAATCATAA
- a CDS encoding electron transfer flavoprotein subunit alpha/FixB family protein has product MSLLIYAESAEGKFKKVAFELASYAKKVAESLGTTVTAVTVNASDVSELSKYGVDKVLKVTNDKLATFNAKAFADVIKQAAQKEGARVIVLSSTTDSIYLAPLVAVGLEAGYTSNVVGLPLSTSPFQVKRNAFSNKAFNITEISTDIKVLGLAKNSYGLVESTSTLSTEDFSPSLNDADFNVKVENVEKVTGKVTIADAEVVVSGGRGLKGPENWGLVEELATVLGAATACSKPVSDLGWRPHSEHVGQTGKPVATNLYIAIGISGAIQHIAGINSSKVKVVINSDPEAPFFKVADYGVVGDAFEIVPKLTQKLKEFKAQNS; this is encoded by the coding sequence ATGTCATTATTAATATATGCAGAATCGGCTGAAGGAAAATTTAAAAAAGTAGCTTTCGAATTAGCTTCCTATGCAAAAAAAGTAGCAGAATCATTAGGAACAACTGTAACAGCTGTAACAGTAAACGCTTCTGATGTTTCAGAATTATCAAAATACGGTGTAGATAAAGTATTGAAAGTAACCAACGATAAATTGGCAACTTTTAATGCAAAAGCTTTCGCAGATGTAATCAAACAAGCAGCTCAAAAAGAAGGTGCAAGAGTGATTGTGCTTTCATCAACAACGGATAGCATTTACCTTGCTCCGTTGGTGGCAGTAGGATTAGAAGCAGGTTACACATCCAATGTGGTTGGGTTACCTTTGAGCACTTCACCATTTCAAGTAAAAAGAAATGCATTTTCAAATAAAGCTTTTAATATCACAGAAATTTCAACTGATATAAAAGTGTTAGGTTTGGCTAAAAACTCGTATGGTTTGGTTGAAAGTACTTCAACTTTATCAACAGAAGATTTTTCTCCAAGTTTAAATGATGCTGATTTTAATGTAAAAGTTGAAAACGTAGAAAAAGTGACCGGAAAAGTAACAATTGCCGATGCAGAAGTTGTAGTTTCAGGTGGTCGCGGATTAAAAGGTCCTGAAAACTGGGGATTAGTAGAAGAATTAGCAACTGTTTTAGGTGCTGCTACTGCTTGTTCTAAACCGGTATCCGATTTAGGCTGGAGACCTCACAGTGAGCACGTTGGACAAACCGGAAAACCTGTTGCAACGAATTTATATATTGCGATTGGAATTTCAGGGGCAATTCAGCATATTGCCGGAATTAATTCGTCTAAAGTGAAAGTTGTTATCAATTCTGACCCCGAAGCTCCTTTCTTTAAAGTAGCCGATTATGGTGTAGTTGGTGATGCTTTTGAGATTGTTCCTAAATTGACTCAAAAATTAAAAGAATTTAAAGCTCAAAATTCATAA
- a CDS encoding electron transfer flavoprotein subunit beta/FixA family protein, which translates to MKILVCISHVPDTTSKINFTNGDSEFDTNGVQFVINPNDEFGLTRAIWFQEQQGANVTVINVGGPDTEPTLRKALAIGANEAIRINAKPTDGFFVAKQLAEVIKQGQYDLVICGKESLDYNGGMVPGMIAGLLGYNFINSCIDLKVDGSSAKVIREIDGGKETSSASLPLVIGGQKGLVEEKDLRIPNMRGIMTARTKALTVLEPIDANNNTKAVKFEKPTPKSAVKLVSADNLDELVSLLHNEAKVI; encoded by the coding sequence ATGAAAATATTAGTCTGCATCAGTCATGTACCTGATACTACTTCAAAAATTAATTTTACGAACGGCGATTCTGAATTTGACACGAATGGTGTTCAGTTTGTTATCAATCCGAATGATGAATTTGGTTTAACCAGAGCAATTTGGTTTCAAGAGCAACAAGGAGCCAATGTTACTGTTATAAATGTAGGTGGACCTGATACGGAACCAACTTTGAGAAAAGCATTAGCAATTGGTGCAAATGAAGCCATCAGAATAAACGCCAAACCAACAGATGGATTTTTTGTAGCCAAGCAATTAGCCGAAGTAATCAAACAAGGTCAATATGATTTAGTAATTTGCGGAAAAGAATCATTGGATTATAATGGTGGAATGGTTCCGGGAATGATTGCAGGTTTATTGGGTTATAATTTTATCAACTCTTGTATTGATTTAAAAGTGGATGGTTCCTCTGCCAAAGTAATCAGAGAAATTGATGGTGGAAAAGAAACCAGTTCGGCATCTTTACCTTTGGTAATTGGTGGTCAAAAAGGATTAGTGGAAGAAAAAGATTTACGCATTCCAAATATGAGAGGGATTATGACAGCTCGTACAAAAGCATTAACAGTTTTAGAACCAATTGATGCAAATAACAACACGAAAGCCGTAAAATTTGAAAAACCGACTCCAAAATCAGCAGTGAAATTAGTAAGTGCAGATAATTTGGATGAATTGGTGAGTTTGTTACACAACGAAGCTAAGGTTATCTAA